DNA sequence from the Cyprinus carpio isolate SPL01 chromosome A9, ASM1834038v1, whole genome shotgun sequence genome:
actgtcaagtcagcagtcttccccatgattgtgtagcctacagaaatagactgagagaccatttaaaggctttgcaggtgttttgagtaaattaactgattagagtgtggcaccaggtgtcttcaatattgaaccttttcgcaatattctaattttctgagaaactgaatttGGGACTTTCCTtatagttgtcagttataatcatcaaaattaaaagaaataaacatttgatatatcagtttgtgtgtaatgaattaatataatatacaagtttcactttttgaatggaattagtgaaataaatcaactttttgatgatattctaattatatgaccagcactgaagactgaaaactGCTAGACTGCTGGAAAATTCAAGTGTTTTAAATCTGTTTAACTTCTATATATGTAGTTTAATGAAGACAGGCTATTATAAGGAAAATAGTTCCtgcaaaaaaaactaacttttcccttctcacaacacaaccatgTAAACATCGCCTCATTTTGTTGTCCTTGTCTTGGCGCTAAATATTATAGTGGCTTATCTTACCTTTTTATCCCAAGTAAATGAATGATTCCACTCTTAAGAATAACATAAATGTCAAAAGCCTAAACgtttaaaatacataaaggcATTACCCTTATTTTTATTGCCGTCATATTGCGTTCAACGAGACTTAAAGCTCAGACCAGGAGAAGCGAGACGAAGAAGCCAGCAACTCCAGTCGAAAGTACAGTATGATGTTAGTGTAACATTAACTGGCGTCGATCAGAAGTAGTTCAGTCTTCAGACCCGCCCGTCCCGTCTTGCTCCTTACACACGCAGATCACGGGCGCTTCGCGTTAGGTTTCCGGTCACGGAGGTGTTCGGTGAATCAGATATATGCTAGAGGCAGCATCTGAATAAAGGAGTTGCTTCAACTCTGGGCATTTCCATCCTAGGGATTTTTATTACAGCTAATATATTTACGTTTATAATATATGCTATATGGAGGTAACAAAATGTTTTGGAAACTTTATAATATTCATTCTATAATATCATAGGCATAGGATACATGCATTCATCTTTTTTCACTGttatgcatacagtacatttttaccCTTGTCTCAGACAATTTAAACTATTCATTACAAAACTATCATCTAATTAAAGAGTAAATCagacaaatcacacacacacacacacacacacacacacacacacacacacacacacacacacacacacacacatatatatatatatatatatatatatatatatataaaataaacaaataatactatataaagcCTAAACGTGAGCCTGTATAGCCTTAACATTTAACGCGTGATTTaattgtgcataaaaaaaaaaatcttaaaattatgcataataatgtgtaaaatgtgcatttacataAATCACTGCCTATAAAGGTTGTTGTCTTACAAATTTTTAATATCAATGTCACCGACAGAGAATGCTTTAAACACAATGCAGTGGACATATTTAAGgtaactaattattttttaataataacagtatAGTATCTCATTGTCCCATTTTTAGTCTTGTGGGGCTATAATCCAATTAAAAACGTTCCCAGGAGCCTATGTTGCTAGAACTATTTTAACAAATAACTaagttcatatttatatttatttgtttttcactcACACTATTAAAATGGCAGTATctcactagtaaaaaaaaacacaaaaaaacaacagcaacctTAAAACACTGGCCAGTCATTAATATAGTTTAACTAGTATGTTTAAGTAATTAGTAAAATAATCTGTTGTTATCAAGCAGGACATAGCTATTACTAAATCTAGGCCTTACACTCTGCTAAGAACGTTTCTCTTCACAGAAATTGTTGATTATCTAAACTGATGATTATCATAATTACTGACTGGCCAAAGTCCCTTTTGGGTGACTGTGAcctaaaatataattatgcaATTTATAGTCTCTTGCGAAAAGACTTTGAGCCCTTTCCAGACTGAGGTGAAGACATTATAGGTGAGATAGAAATCATGGAAAACTCTGGAAATGGTCAATAAAAAACCTTTCATTGATGTTTACACACCCATCCACCACATAAACCCAATGAACTagagtgaaatattttaaaaccctCGTGTGTTTATAAATGTCTGGTCCAGTGATGTAAGCAAATACCTCATAACTGTAATCAAATGACTGACAGGACATTGATAATATCAAGTACTGGCTACGTTACAATTAAGACCTTATGTATGAGGAATGATGGACAAGTAAAGTCATTCCACATGATATTAGTTACAGCCAGACACATGATCAAGTCCGTCTCATGAAAACAGCTCAATTATAGTATAGATTATTGCTATTTTACAGAAATGCACAACTACATCTTGAATGAATTAAATCCAGCACTCATACAGTAAATCCATTTAATTACTCGATcaggttattttttaaaaatcacaaaatcttTCATGGGgtcttacttaaaaaaaataaaaaaaagtcaaacatcaAAGTTTTTGAGGGAAATCCAACATGTTTTTCTTAGTCAGTGTTTGTACGAAAACACAAAGCAAACATGGTTTTAGAAAAAGTGATAATGGCATTGTAGAAATTTGAATTCATTTGTGCTTTTCACTACGTGGTTGCTGGTGGACGATTTCTCTTGGCCTGAGAGGAATGTGCTTATTCTCTCACACAGAACCGAGTCTGTGTGATACAATGTAACCGTAACACCCTTGTGACAGGACACACTGGAGGCCTTAAGGTGTTATATAAGAGGACAGTACAGGTAAAGGCAGGCTGGCCATGATGATATTAGATTCCGTATTTCCCCTTCAGCTCCTCTACCTTTGCGATGTAAGCTTTCACAGCATCATCCTTACTCATACCTGCAAAGTGAAAgagaggaaacacacacagagaggaagacacacacacacacacacacacacacacacacacaatgagaaagCAGCTCTTGAGATAATTTACAGTTTTGCTGAAATAAACACAGATGTAAAATGATATTTCACTGCGCCCTGCTGGCAGGGAGGAGAAATTGACCTTTCTTGGCATCCCAGGCATCCCATTTGGTCTTGCCAGTGAAATCGAACATACCCGGTcgagctgtaaaaaaaacaacccccccttttttttagaCCTGCAATTTTGATTTAGAGATAAACTTaggccacatttatttattcactttaattttgacaaGGAAAAGCTCACCTGTGTTGACATCTCCTAGGGTGGCTTGTTTATACAGACCGTAAATGTCCAGCACCTCAGCATCCGTCGGTTTCGTTTTCAGCTGTTTGACCTCCTCTGCTGCTTTCTGAAACTCAGCCTGTGATAAAACCAACAACATGAGCCAACAGAACACTCTACGAACACACGCTGTGTTCTGGACAATCACTCAGCAATATTGATTCAAGTTTCACAACCTTTAAGTAGAGAGTTGAGATATCACAGATAATTTGCAATTAAGTGAGTGTGTTCATTCAGAGAAGATTTTCTCAGACTGATTCAATCCTATAACCCAGGCGTGTGatgcttttaaatgaatcaatgttttcaaatgatttcactAACTGTGCTATGGCTTCTACAGTGGCGGTGTAGATTTGTTTCACCTTTAATAAGCGATTTATTAGACACTTGTGATATTCAAGACTAAagacccgttcacaccaagaacactAACTTTTAAGATAACTAGAACGATACGTATTTTACGTTACATTTACACAGCAAAGATGGCACAGATGCATTTCTGAAGAGAAATATAggttaatgctgctcagaggtggcataacTGAAACAGACCGAGGCTTACTATAGGCTATGCATTGATACTAGGGGCTGAGCAGGCATAATTTAATCTGGCTTTTATGCAGCACTGCATCTTTATGCATTTTGAGCAGACACAAAGCAGCCTTACACATCTTTACACAAATATTATTCAAAGTCATCTTTACACAAATATTACAGCTGTATAATTTGATACTGAGGTGGATCAGAGCAAGCATAATTTAGTCTGGCATTTATGTGGTTTTATGTAGTATTCCTGGGATTCTTTGGCCTAATTACGTGACATGCGCACCAAGGCTCCTCATCATCGACCAGCTGTTAGTCCATCTTCCTGTTACAGTAACCACACAACATGCTCGAGTAAACCCCAGTCTTATCACTGCAACGTTATCAGATTTCAGTGCATAAAGACTAAATACAGACCCACTTCTCACACCTCCTTTAACTGTCAAGCATTTTTGGAGAACAACCGTTAACGACAACCAACATTTTTGACGttgtttgtcattattattattataattattattattattattattattattatttaatgtgatGCAGTCAAGTCCTCTCCGCATGctctaatactaaaataacctaTTCCCACTTAAACCAATCTATTCTAACGATCTGAGAATATCGAATTAAAGAACCTGTTTTAGTTGATTCAATAACTTACAGGTGTTGAGCAATGAATGAGTGTGACGTAAGGCCCTCGTGCTTTAAAAGGCAGGACGGAACAGAGCAGCAGTGcatattttcaccccaaaatgtattttctgtcatcATACtgaccctcgtgtcattccaaaacaTGCCATTCTTCAGTGCAAACAACATAATGAGGCGGCACGCACACTCGCCTTTCACTCCGTATTGCTTTgcatacattaaaaatgaatggtgactgaggctcGCAACATCTTGCTTTGTGTTCAGCGGAAGAAAGTCACTCGAGTCACACTACGTGATTTTTGGGGGTAACGCAACCACCCGTTTCCTAAAAACGCGACGCAGCGGTACGCGTCCGTGTAGCGCGTGTAAAAGCCTTCGATCGGAGCCCAAAAGCTCGCTCAGTAGCTCTATATTATAATACACTTCACATTCACACCACACCCACATAGACATGGCGCGAGCTCTGCATGCATATTATGGCCCTCCAGTGTCATTTACTACATGTATTGTAAAGTTGACTTGTTACTTCTGTTGATCGAGGTAACGTTAACTCAGTATTAATCTTTAAGACATATGAAAAACTAAAGAGATACGCTCATTCAAACAGCACCATCCCGTTTTAAATACAGCACATTGAACCATACGTTGCAATGCTCAAATACTCTCATATCAATCAAAATCGTGGTGCTTGCACATACTCACCTCAGACATGGTTGTAGATGTTTCAGTCTGTCACAATTGTGTGCTTGAAGACTGCTGTAACAGTGGCAGCGCGACGCTCCGACGATTGCCGTTGTATCGGCTGTCACGCCCGTAGCCACGCCCCCTTGCACTCCATTGGCTGCTGGAGCATGTACTGAGCAATCTGTCCAatcaaattcatgaaaatgttggCCCTTTCAACTGGGCCACAGGGTCACGCTAGGGATGCCAGATTGAGAGTattgtgcaaatttgaaatgccTTTATTCAAACAGAAGCTACTAATTTCAGCAGAAGTTATTTTTTACACTGACgtgtattatgattattattattttttttatcagtggtTCTGAATTTTAGGGTTGGGAAAAACAGCTGATccatatttttgtatgtaaaaacAAACCACATATATAACTAAAATACATAGCTATAAATGTTTGTGGAACctgtttttgtattacattttgagtGCACATACtcatatataaagttttttttgtgattaacaaCAGTATATTGATCTGCATATGCAAATTACCTTCACATATTGTGTTTCTAAACTTTAACTTTAAGTTTCAGTCATAGACGACATGTCCATCATGGTTTGTCAGCAGGCTGATAACTGACTGTGTTATGCATGCTGGCCCTGTCCCATATTCAGAGCACTTGATTTAGACTTATTATgtttacccacacacacatagttaCAATCTGCATTTATGGTATTTTTGCATACTTTACATACTAACTTTTTGATGGATGATGATCGTAATGGAGGTAAAGATGATTACagcccagatagcacacgtatgTCAAAGATTGCTTCATCTGGGATCCATCTGCTGtatacaaacatctgataaagaCTCAAGCATTAAGATTTGagttttacatacattataaatcataaacaccttaaagacattttctaagcATCTTTTGACATCTGATAGAAAATGTCCTATAGACATATTGCAGATAAGCTAACACtcaaaaaatacatcttgcagatgtaaatgcagatgttAAATAGACGTCCcggtgatgtatgtgtgctatcagggagTGACATACAGGAATTGTACATTATTAGACAAGCGCAAgtccattattattaatgtgcaaaCAAACAGGCTGTGTAGGTGTGCTCTCTGATAGCTTTTTGCTCAAGCACATTTCAGTATGATTGCATGTCTGGCAAGTGTTTTATGATGGACGCTTGCTGAAGAAGCCAGTTTTTATAGGAGTTTGCTGCTGTCAGTGGTGTTTATATACGTATCAACACTCACTCTGACAGAGGAACTGTTCACTGGTGATGTTGAGCTGCCTTCAGATCACCACTTTCGAcaagttcaaaatgttttttaatctttattaatttgtgttttgctctgtttaataattctgaatggatccatatatatttatatacagtcagGTTAGGTATCCACTATATTCTTCAAAGCGGAAGTTAGCCATTTTCTGTGAAAGTgcaagacttccggttcattacccactgtagggaaataatgagaagaataacaacgtgcaataaacagtaaaactgtttgcagtacaaaccagtgtgttcataattaatataatacaataaaataatatggtaagacacaccaatttgcaATATCTACCAGCAAAACAAGTTTtctacagctaaaaatagctggacatGGATGAGACCGGAAACCAGACccataaaaatcacaaatggCTGCGCCCGCtcttacagtaaaaatatagcaGTCTCCGTGTAGTCCTGTTCGGTATTGCAGCTTGTAGTTTTACAATAAATctctaaaaaaatttaacatttattaattcctaacagtttttgctgttgcactgtatacATAAGTTTTAATTTATCTAGTTTTGAGAGAATAATTCTCAATCTTAATCTTTCTTGAACTTGGTaaaacaattatctttattttaaatgtttcaagtcttaatatttttcattttgttacaCTGGGTTAAGTTATACTGGAATGTATGCTAAAATGGTTGTACGCCACTGTGGCGCCCTACCTAGAAAATATTCCACCAGCCGCCACTGAGTCTGTGTCACGAGGCCACCAAACCGTACACTGCAAGGGCGTTGACATAGCTGGAATAGTTAGATCCAATCTGATTTAACAGTTACTATGCAACTTCCTGTCAGTCCGCTGGGAAATAAGCTTCCGGATTCAGAATCTCATGCAAAAACAGCTAAGCCATATTTTCTGAAGATCgtgattttgacattttatttcattcttagaagatttttttattcatctcaATTGGATAATGTCCAAATTATAACAGATATTTAATTTGCATTCAATTTTTGACAAGGATAAATAGAGATATAAATTAGTATTTAATGCAGTAGAAAACAATAGGCTACTCATAAAGCAAGCCATAGAATATAAACATAACGGTTTGCTTTGGACTGTGGAGACATTTATTTTTCGTTCCCGCATTGAATGTGTTGCATGCTGAATATGTAGGCCTATCTATTGTTCAGCAGCTCTATTGCTTTTGCCTGATGCTGCTGTTACCTGACATACACCTTGGCTGTTTTTGTCTATAATTGCATTTCTCAGAACATGCTGGAAGAAAACGATTCGATATTAGTTTTATAATTACAGAAGTACGATAAAATAGCGAAGTGGGCGCGTCTGCTCTACTATCTTAAATTTTATTTCGTTCTAggcttattttttaataatcctgTCTGGCCTCTGCATGTTTAGTCCGTGTGGTTTGTAATGTGATCGGCTCGAGATGTGTGAAAGTGCGGTTCTGGCAGTGCGCCTGGTTCGATCTTTTGAGCATCGCAACTTTAAACCGGTGTTTTACAAAGACGTTAGTTTAGATCAGACGGTGGAGgagtttattacatttgttaagCAAGGTAAACAGACTGACTGTAACCAGAGTTCACGACTTCATTAGTAAAAAGTAAATCTGATATGTATTTGATATTAAACAGTGACTAATAATGAGAGCTAAACTTAAGCACTTCTCTCTTTTAAGAAGTTTCAACAAGAGCTGGATTGCCTCTGCCCTTTAAGAAGTTTGATTATGGTAAGTCTACACTTACTTTTTCAACTATGAACAGTTTGGTGCAACAATTGATGCTTTAACACCCTGTTGCTGTGTTGTTGCAGACACAATGAAAATCATACATGGTGCAAAGGTAACTTTTAATTAGATCAACAACTTGTGGCATAAATGATGTAATATTGACAtgattgcatttgtttaaaaattgcATGCTGTAATCCTTTCATGATCATTCTGCTCCTTTTATTTCACAAAAGTTTAGAAATCTATACTTGATTGATTAGAAACAATCTAATTCCTATGATAAATAGTTGTATTAACAAAATGAGTAAATATAACCTTAATAATAATATCCGTTTTTCATGATTTCAGACGAATGAGCTTGTAATGAGTTTAGAGGATGATGAAAAGTTGATTCTTCGTGATGGCTGCAGGTTACAAGCATGTGGTGTTGGtatgtaaaaacaacatttagGGCTTCATGATTCCATGCAGATTACATTTGTACAGTTTTATAGAATGctaaactaaatgttttattttaatgtgtaattatttttCCTCATGTgcacataaaaaatgtaagtaaaaatatatGAACCTTTACCTGCTGAGTGCTTTATTTCAACACCTTTCCTCTCCTCGCAGCCAATGATACAGAAGTTGCATTCTTCAGAATGGCTGACTATGAAAAGTTCAAAGCCAATCCAAAGACAGAATGGTGATGCGATCAGGATGCAACACAAGAGGTCTTGGAGTATTTTTTCTTCAGAGGCAAGCAAGTGTGAAAAGCTCATCAGGTGGGATTGAACcatctattttattttctttcatagctatactttttatatttattcttaccATTCAAATACCTTAAGCATTGTTTGACAAATTTTGAAGGGAGATGTTTTCATGTTGTCAAGCGTAATTATTTTGTTAGGTAAGAATACTGTACATTTCAGTGCCAAAATCTGCATTTTGAATgccaattattttatattttttatttcatttataacaaATCAGGTGCCAAATATTTTGTTTCGTTTAAATGACACCTTGGAAGTTGATTgccattttgttaaataaagttgaagATATGAATCATGTTTTCGCAACACTTGATTAAAAGTTAAATTCAAAACTTCCTTACCATAGCTCGTCCACAATAACAACAGCCAATCAGTCAAACCAAGGAAACGAAGTacaactaaaaatgtattaatacttaatgcgtttttttttttttgtgcacatgcAGTCATGGTATGGTCATTATTGATGCTCAGTATAATGTTGGCCTTCCTGTTACAGATGGAGTTTGCAAATTGAGTTTACACAGTAACTGGCCCTCAGGACAATCATGTGAGGTACTgacttataataataacattaagcATGTGTTAAGTTCTTTCGGTGCATAGAGAGAGTTGGAAAAGTTAAGTCAGGAGTTACTGAAGGCTACAATACCTCGGTACAAAGTATTTCAGTCTTTTCTCTGAAGCTAAAACTGTGTGGTATAGACCTGAGTTTTGAGTCTATGCATAGTTGTAAGActcaaatatcaaaacaaaacactgatgaTGGCTTTTATATTCTAGGGTGCAGAAATAGAGAGCTGAAGGTCCTGAAGTACTGTGTGCGTGTGAGCAGAGCTGTAGTCTTTGTGCTTCTGAGAGATCACAGCTGATACACACTGCACCTAATAACACTAACATCCACTCAGAATACTCAACTTGAATGTAAAAATGTACCTTATCATATCTGTCTTTACTTTTAGCCTTACGATGATGAGACCAATTTGCCAGTATGAAAGTACCATCATATTATTGTTCCCATTTTCGATGAGGCCGACTTAAACTAGTCAGAATTTGACCAGTCTTAGAATACCTTTTTAACATTTTCCACTTGGCCAAAGTGCATATTGTCTGTAATGTGTTGACCAACTGTATATCTGCTTAATACTTCATTTTATACAAGTCCTTAAttacaaaagtttttaaatgcatgtgttCTTGTATTCTTTCCCAGACCTCTATGGTATTCCATTAGGCACCACATGGTGGTGCTGTAAAACTGGACAGTTGCGTTTACTCTCCCATCCTCTGCGGATTCGTGTCAGTCTGGTGAAGATGCATGGCAGAAGCAGGAAGCAACGGGACACCAGAACAATGCAGGGTAGAACGACAGCCAATAAGTAGCTTGGCGGCATGTAGAATGAATATGCCTCAATGTGGAAGGCAAAATCCCAGCCAAAGAAGAGCGTGTGCATGATGGACAGAGTCAGAGCAATGTAGCCCAAACCAGACTaaaggaagaaaagagagaaaactttATTCAAAAAGCTAAGATTGTGCTTTTGGGTTGAATTGCTAATTTGCATGCTAATCAAAGACATTGTCAAAATGATGTACATTTGAAATGTTGCGCTGATATTGACTATCTGGTCAATATCAGAGCAACATTTCCATGTTTTCTCCTAGCCTAAAAATCAACTATCAATTAATTGTTGCACCAAAACTAGCTAGACATGACTTACATCAACATGTAATGTGACAGATCAGGTGCACCATGCACATTAGAAATTCAGGTACCAGGTATAAACTAGGCCTGTAAGATTGTTTGGAATAGCATGTACAGGATTtgttcaaccctgctcctggtgaACCAGACCATTTCTGAATATGCATTCCTATGTGAGCTTGCATCCTTGTGTTCTCGTTCTAATGTCACGATCAGCTGCTGAAGTTCAGTTCAAATACTCAAGAAAGCAAGTACCAAGGACACATGAAATTACCTGGTTACCAATATTGAGGATGCATCGCATGAAGACTTAAGAGAATTAGAAATCCCAGAAGTCTTTTGGGGGTGGACGACATATGGTTTTAAAAGATCATGacatctgtaatgtttttttaccGGGACTGTCAGTTGAGCAACAAGATTACAACACATCTCAATTCTCACAAATATGCGCTTTGTGTTCTAGTGTTCTTCCGAGTTTCTTCTTTTGAGGTAGCCTGGCAAGGTGGGTCTACACAACAACGCAAATCTGTTCTTTGCATTCTTAGAATTGAGAATCAGCCCCACTTTTAAGGTCTTCAGGAATACTTGAAAATTACAGACAAGAGTGATGGAGAGGGGTTGGATAAaatctctgcaggacagcggGTTCAAGCAGACTtaagttccaaccctgctccaacacaccatTAAAGTCATTTTGAGCACCTTGATTAGCTTTTTTCAGGTGTGCTGGATTAAGGTAGGAGCTAAACTGGTAGCCCTCCAGGTTCTAGTCCTGCTCCTGGAAAGCTTCCTTCCTGCAGAGCTTACagtagctccaactctaatcaaacacatctgaacaatctaatcaaggtgttcagggttgCTTAATACAGGAACATGTGCTGGAATAGGGTTGAACTTAACTGCAGGTATAGGGTTAGCTACCCTTGGTTAAAGCAGAGTAGTGCCCTTTCCCAAATGGCACCTTAAACCCTCatggtcttcctctgagtccgcacTTTCGTGACGTAACGCCGCTTTAAATGTGTCAGGTAGATGTTTGCTGCGGAGCTCGCCCCAGTGCGGGCTCGGCAGAATTGCAGATCAAGGGTGGATAATGGCCGCAAAGGGGGCACCCGCAGGCACCATTCTGAACGccaaaatgacaaatgagacacCCTATGGTCTCATGAACTTAACGGAGATGCGCATGTGGCGGCCATTGTAAGTCCTTAAgaccgcaagtgcacatgaagtgttccatttgggacagggcctatgTAGGTACTAGTGATGGGAGAAGCAAACCTTTTTAAGCTTTGAACCAAttgcttcacaaaatgattcactcttTTAAAGTGATCGAAACACCATACGCTGGTGATGCCTGAATGCAAGAAAAACTCAGtccaaaacatgcataaaaacattttacaaacccATTGCaaattgaaagtaaaatacattaaataataaaataccattaaatgtgaagtgtctgtataatgtgttttttaatttttttattataattattattaatttgcagggcttgtttttgttttatggacAGCTTGTCTAAACAGAGCAATACGAGACTATTAACTACTACTCatccttttaattacacaaatgtctcattaaaaatgtctacaaatttatcagactgatctgagatcaggtaAAAACTATAGATGTTGATTCAGAGGTTCTCAGCAAACCATTGAAATTTCGAAACAGTTGTGACGTTACAAAGCCTCGTTTACTGAAATCATGTGACTCTGGCAGTTTCATACGCGCTCCGAACCACTGTTTcgaaacaaataaaagcaaaggTTTCAAAGCTTTAAGAAGCAGTGCTTTAAAAGCACCCATCACTAGTAGGTACTGGTTCACCAAAGCTCCAGCGAAAGTAGTTATATGTGATTAATGTGTTacagcagtgtttcccaaccctgttcctggaggcaaACCAACAGTACAAATCGTAGAACTCttcttaatcaaacacacctgattcaactcagtAGAGACACCAAGGCCTGAACAGGATGGGACAGATAAAGGGATATATCCAAAATGTGTGCTGCtggtgtgcctccaggaacaggattgggaaacactgataTTGTGTGCATGGCCTCACCTGTACAAACGTAAACTCTCTCCAGTTGAGAGTGTTGCCCACTGTGGGAAGGGAAGTGATGGCCAGTAAAGAGAGGACACCAAGACCCAACACTCCACAAGAAATGTACAAGTCAGATCGCCAAACACCCAGCTCATCCCAGGGCTCCTCTGTACCTGCTTTAACCTGATACATTCAGACAAACATTTGTGAGGCAATTTAAGTGACACACTTAACATTTAAAGATCTTTATTCTCAGGTTGGCTTACCTGTTTGTAGGC
Encoded proteins:
- the LOC109066840 gene encoding UPF0538 protein C2orf76 homolog isoform X1, which gives rise to MCESAVLAVRLVRSFEHRNFKPVFYKDVSLDQTVEEFITFVKQEVSTRAGLPLPFKKFDYDTMKIIHGAKTNELVMSLEDDEKLILRDGCRLQACGVANDTEVAFFRMADYEKFKANPKTEW
- the LOC109066840 gene encoding UPF0538 protein C2orf76 homolog isoform X2, which produces MCESAVLAVRLVRSFEHRNFKPVFYKDVSLDQTVEEFITFVKQVSTRAGLPLPFKKFDYDTMKIIHGAKTNELVMSLEDDEKLILRDGCRLQACGVANDTEVAFFRMADYEKFKANPKTEW
- the LOC109066841 gene encoding acyl-CoA-binding protein-like isoform X2 — protein: MSEAEFQKAAEEVKQLKTKPTDAEVLDIYGLYKQATLGDVNTARPGMFDFTGKTKWDAWDAKKGMSKDDAVKAYIAKVEELKGKYGI
- the LOC109066841 gene encoding acyl-CoA-binding protein-like isoform X1; amino-acid sequence: MYAKQYGVKGECACRLIMLFALKNGMFWNDTRAEFQKAAEEVKQLKTKPTDAEVLDIYGLYKQATLGDVNTARPGMFDFTGKTKWDAWDAKKGMSKDDAVKAYIAKVEELKGKYGI